The Mytilus trossulus isolate FHL-02 chromosome 3, PNRI_Mtr1.1.1.hap1, whole genome shotgun sequence genome contains a region encoding:
- the LOC134712655 gene encoding uncharacterized protein LOC134712655 isoform X1 yields the protein MVSVYRKSNIVYPAMDRTWIDEIRDSEVLLIFDDSDDFYIKKWIIPELKAKNLKYVLPEIHIPPGRQKLSLMPEAIENSKKVLIILSEHTKKRFKCTFEIFLALEKSLSTNKMCVTIALLGSLDRRDVPKIPMLEHSMIAKVTENDQPYTIQKVIENIKDDSVSLSDKMPAGNLATGLAWSHFLGYLSIILPELSSNIIECEWFQRFQGKMSTRFFMLLPKSGTCKPLQDQDSRITHVGNLKIEVHIAGTKRVYTPNVYCIQDEVKQEHYYCCAEIPNAFGCIGKIFHEKLGLLNSQQRNLEVERFYHVLDQILSHENNKRCHMLYELITYNDEDKTEDSLPSTHILKHFHKERTEDIDEETKSHKKYKYDVCLLYGKDDENKAHVIRQTLMSKKDKPRIAEACPDQVSIAEVTEQVKDSKWVVLLLSKNQKWFEFWIVELLCSGVETGEFESQDICVLPLLYNVDPESIPSFIRWLTYIEAKQGEDFVERIYEIIKGQRVALRTQSPVGNVHEGLVWGFVVNYLRHVLPDITERIKEKLQQLGVKTSDRQNHYHTGLLELVPQNCEVPARMDIITDQYKIENMGRIEATKKQQQQKVVRVFACNFYKLTKKDGNCYYFAGEFATPIRTLHGMGASVICGLTADKMKKEVKNFTDKLERIMKKEHDGKNCAIIRVNGENQNLVDEVIKEIHENEIWQKSQQ from the exons aTGGTATCTGTGTATAGAAAATCTAACATTGTCTATCCAG cAATGGACAGAACTTGGATAGATGAGATAAGAGATTCTGAAGTTTTGTTGATCTTTGATGACAGTGATGActtctacattaaaaaatggATTATTCCAGAATTAAAagccaaaaatctaaaatatgtgTTACCAGAAATTCATATACCTCCTGGCAGACAAAAACTTAGTTTGATGCCTGAAGCCAttgaaaatagtaaaaaagtATTAATCATATTGTCTGAGCACACAAAGAAAAGatttaaatgtacttttgaaatttttcttgCACTTGAGAAAAGTTTAAGTACAAACAAAATGTGTGTGACGATTGCATTGCTGGGATCATTAGATAGAAGAGATGTGCCAAAGATCCCTATGTTAGAGCACAGTATGATAGCCAAAGTTACAGAAAATGACCAACCTTACACTATTCaaaaagttattgaaaatatcaaag ATGATAGTGTAAGTCTTAGTGACAAAATGCCAGCTGGTAACTTAGCAACAGGACTAGCCTGGAGTCATTTTTTAGGATATCTCAGTATAATTCTTCCag AACTCTCTTCAAATATTATTGAATGTGAATGGTTTCAAAGATTTCAAGGTAAAATGTCAACACGGTTCTTTATGCTATTACCAAAGTCAGGAACATGTAAGCCATTACAAGACCAAGACAGCAGAATTACTCATGTTGGTAACCTAAAAATAGAAGTGCACATTGCTGGAACTAAAAGGGTGTACACTCCAAATGTGTACTGCATACAAGATGAAGTGAAACAg GAACATTATTATTGCTGTGCAGAAATACCCAATGCCTTTGGTTGTATAGGGAAGATATTTCATGAGAAGTTAGGATTGTTAAATTCTCAACAGAGAAACCTTGAAGTGGAGAGATTTTACCATGTGTTGGACCAGATACTGAGCCATGAAAACAACAAACGATGTCACATGTTGTATGAACTTATAACTTATAATG ATGAAGATAAAACAGAAGACAGTTTACCAAGTACACATATACTTAAACATTTCCATAAAGAACGTACAGAAGACATAGATGAG GAAACAAAGTCccataaaaagtataaatatgaTGTCTGTCTTCTTTATGGTAAAGATGATGAAAACAAGGCACACGTCATTAGACAAACACTGATGTCAAAAAAAGATAAACCAAGAATTGCTGAGGCATGCCCAGATCAGGTGTCAATAGCTGAGGTCACAGAACAAGTCAAGGATTCTAAATGGGTTGTGTTACTTTTATCCAAGAACCAGAAATGGTTTGAGTTTTGGATTGTAGAACTTTTATGTAGTGGTGTTGAGACTGGTGAATTTGAATCACAGGACATATGTGTACTGCCATTGTTGTATAATGTAGACCCAGAATCCATCCCATCTTTTATAAGATGGCTGACATATATTGAAGCTAAACAAGGGGAGGACTTTGTGGAGAGAATATATGAAatcataaaag GACAAAGGGTAGCTTTAAGGACACAGAGTCCTGTAGGAAATGTACATGAAGGACTGGTATGGGGATTTGTTGTCAATTATTTACGTCATGTTTTACCAG ATATAACAGAAAGAATAAAGGAAAAATTACAACAACTTGGAGTAAAAACAAGTGATCGACAGAACCATTATCATACGGGCTTGTTGGAGCTGGTTCCACAGAATTGTGAGGTACCAGCTAGGATGGATATAATAACAGATCAATATAAGATAGAGAATATGGGACGTATTGAAGCTACAAAGAAACAACAGCAGCAGAAAGTTGTCCGAGTATTTGCATGTAACTTTTACAAGTTGACAAAG AAGGATGGTAACTGTTATTACTTTGCTGGTGAATTTGCTACACCAATCAGAACATTACATGGAATGGGTGCTTCTGTGATCTGTGGTCTTACAGctgacaaaatgaaaaaagaagtCAAAAATTTTACTGACAAATTGGAAAGAATTATGAAGAAGGAACATGATGGTAAAAACTGTGCTATAATTCGGGTAAATGGTG agaATCAAAATCTTGTAGATGAGGTGATCAAAGAAATCCATGAGAATGAGATTTGGCAGAAAAGTCAACAATAA
- the LOC134712655 gene encoding uncharacterized protein LOC134712655 isoform X2 translates to MDRTWIDEIRDSEVLLIFDDSDDFYIKKWIIPELKAKNLKYVLPEIHIPPGRQKLSLMPEAIENSKKVLIILSEHTKKRFKCTFEIFLALEKSLSTNKMCVTIALLGSLDRRDVPKIPMLEHSMIAKVTENDQPYTIQKVIENIKDDSVSLSDKMPAGNLATGLAWSHFLGYLSIILPELSSNIIECEWFQRFQGKMSTRFFMLLPKSGTCKPLQDQDSRITHVGNLKIEVHIAGTKRVYTPNVYCIQDEVKQEHYYCCAEIPNAFGCIGKIFHEKLGLLNSQQRNLEVERFYHVLDQILSHENNKRCHMLYELITYNDEDKTEDSLPSTHILKHFHKERTEDIDEETKSHKKYKYDVCLLYGKDDENKAHVIRQTLMSKKDKPRIAEACPDQVSIAEVTEQVKDSKWVVLLLSKNQKWFEFWIVELLCSGVETGEFESQDICVLPLLYNVDPESIPSFIRWLTYIEAKQGEDFVERIYEIIKGQRVALRTQSPVGNVHEGLVWGFVVNYLRHVLPDITERIKEKLQQLGVKTSDRQNHYHTGLLELVPQNCEVPARMDIITDQYKIENMGRIEATKKQQQQKVVRVFACNFYKLTKKDGNCYYFAGEFATPIRTLHGMGASVICGLTADKMKKEVKNFTDKLERIMKKEHDGKNCAIIRVNGENQNLVDEVIKEIHENEIWQKSQQ, encoded by the exons ATGGACAGAACTTGGATAGATGAGATAAGAGATTCTGAAGTTTTGTTGATCTTTGATGACAGTGATGActtctacattaaaaaatggATTATTCCAGAATTAAAagccaaaaatctaaaatatgtgTTACCAGAAATTCATATACCTCCTGGCAGACAAAAACTTAGTTTGATGCCTGAAGCCAttgaaaatagtaaaaaagtATTAATCATATTGTCTGAGCACACAAAGAAAAGatttaaatgtacttttgaaatttttcttgCACTTGAGAAAAGTTTAAGTACAAACAAAATGTGTGTGACGATTGCATTGCTGGGATCATTAGATAGAAGAGATGTGCCAAAGATCCCTATGTTAGAGCACAGTATGATAGCCAAAGTTACAGAAAATGACCAACCTTACACTATTCaaaaagttattgaaaatatcaaag ATGATAGTGTAAGTCTTAGTGACAAAATGCCAGCTGGTAACTTAGCAACAGGACTAGCCTGGAGTCATTTTTTAGGATATCTCAGTATAATTCTTCCag AACTCTCTTCAAATATTATTGAATGTGAATGGTTTCAAAGATTTCAAGGTAAAATGTCAACACGGTTCTTTATGCTATTACCAAAGTCAGGAACATGTAAGCCATTACAAGACCAAGACAGCAGAATTACTCATGTTGGTAACCTAAAAATAGAAGTGCACATTGCTGGAACTAAAAGGGTGTACACTCCAAATGTGTACTGCATACAAGATGAAGTGAAACAg GAACATTATTATTGCTGTGCAGAAATACCCAATGCCTTTGGTTGTATAGGGAAGATATTTCATGAGAAGTTAGGATTGTTAAATTCTCAACAGAGAAACCTTGAAGTGGAGAGATTTTACCATGTGTTGGACCAGATACTGAGCCATGAAAACAACAAACGATGTCACATGTTGTATGAACTTATAACTTATAATG ATGAAGATAAAACAGAAGACAGTTTACCAAGTACACATATACTTAAACATTTCCATAAAGAACGTACAGAAGACATAGATGAG GAAACAAAGTCccataaaaagtataaatatgaTGTCTGTCTTCTTTATGGTAAAGATGATGAAAACAAGGCACACGTCATTAGACAAACACTGATGTCAAAAAAAGATAAACCAAGAATTGCTGAGGCATGCCCAGATCAGGTGTCAATAGCTGAGGTCACAGAACAAGTCAAGGATTCTAAATGGGTTGTGTTACTTTTATCCAAGAACCAGAAATGGTTTGAGTTTTGGATTGTAGAACTTTTATGTAGTGGTGTTGAGACTGGTGAATTTGAATCACAGGACATATGTGTACTGCCATTGTTGTATAATGTAGACCCAGAATCCATCCCATCTTTTATAAGATGGCTGACATATATTGAAGCTAAACAAGGGGAGGACTTTGTGGAGAGAATATATGAAatcataaaag GACAAAGGGTAGCTTTAAGGACACAGAGTCCTGTAGGAAATGTACATGAAGGACTGGTATGGGGATTTGTTGTCAATTATTTACGTCATGTTTTACCAG ATATAACAGAAAGAATAAAGGAAAAATTACAACAACTTGGAGTAAAAACAAGTGATCGACAGAACCATTATCATACGGGCTTGTTGGAGCTGGTTCCACAGAATTGTGAGGTACCAGCTAGGATGGATATAATAACAGATCAATATAAGATAGAGAATATGGGACGTATTGAAGCTACAAAGAAACAACAGCAGCAGAAAGTTGTCCGAGTATTTGCATGTAACTTTTACAAGTTGACAAAG AAGGATGGTAACTGTTATTACTTTGCTGGTGAATTTGCTACACCAATCAGAACATTACATGGAATGGGTGCTTCTGTGATCTGTGGTCTTACAGctgacaaaatgaaaaaagaagtCAAAAATTTTACTGACAAATTGGAAAGAATTATGAAGAAGGAACATGATGGTAAAAACTGTGCTATAATTCGGGTAAATGGTG agaATCAAAATCTTGTAGATGAGGTGATCAAAGAAATCCATGAGAATGAGATTTGGCAGAAAAGTCAACAATAA